In Naumovozyma castellii chromosome 1, complete genome, one DNA window encodes the following:
- the PSD2 gene encoding phosphatidylserine decarboxylase 2 (ancestral locus Anc_5.174), translating to MRFIGHRGKHQSDNANLTLKIDVIQAQNIDVINKFDCNPICFVTTNTYYHNKTNKLKNSNTKWNQILKLKLPKNPKSEWLRVVIYDALPTMAPYSHSTSATATSMALNSPSISAASLNTMTSPSGSGRVKNIYNSSNGSPSPSGWDSPSFRNRYNFDDQEELNSSKTNNYLYLGEVRLSFFDIFKKKDTTTSYNFDVHPAWYPVYDRKRKTAMANDRIGEIQLGFKLESNSKKIPVFQSFNEWKNQLENNLENKKYMHDVTSSQTSLVNPKLSELVNNDARKVVSESDLAGSRTDSSSSSDVVSITSHPDLIVDEEDLDVEYDILSVVSSNNDLKNIDDGEDAIDLNLEENDEITKDDLFDIKEKGFDLQSMVTVLDEYDVVTPNSSNSATEGVGNIYESFNNFSEGTDDEEMEDTTDISFDSIGNTLLHLKKRTRMKKAKRSMSISSHHPSMNFHISKRIHASGVLYIKFDNIENLPPMKNKISRTTYIMDPFLITTFGRRVFKTSCKKHVLNPTFNEYAAFEVYPTETNHGFYFKVMDKDSFSYNDEVAECTLSWIDMMKEQGDACTWKTYKLPLKITSDSAPKDRKEAVLTIEMQFVPYNQLKENFWQKSVPNGAKKETFDIIELILFFERLGSFTDQDAVDFFKHFGKVAWTGDTITRQQLIEGLQSWNKSIDFRNVWRCPRCLKSCKATRPSRNSKLVLENDLITHFAICTFSGNHKLRKVSYVSTAFASKRWFSKMLIKLTYGNYVLGSNNANILVEDRDTGVIIDEKISAHVKLGMRVIYNGKGTESKKFKNLLKTMSVRQGKKFDSPSSIKNIEPFIKFHSLDLSQCEEVEFKTFNEFFYRKLKAGSRTPEGDNDTVLVSPADSRCAMFSSVHKSKEIWVKGDKFSISRLTRGFHSEVFNDKSCSLGIFRLAPQDYHRFHSPCNGKIGKPIYIEGEYYTVNPMAVRSSLDVFGENVRVIIPIKTPQFGTLLLIAVGAMMVGSIVLTLNEGDVVKRGQEVGYFKFGGSTIILVVPSKSVIFDSDLLKNSLEGIETLVKVGMSIGHSPESLEYRRQRVKIKNSKQLEQIKRSITVTEENAEDIGNVPWQYRALEKFIEHDPLDSLGTSDYDDDEKSASVP from the coding sequence ATGCGATTTATTGGGCATCGAGGGAAGCATCAATCAGATAATGCAAACCTTACTTTGAAAATTGATGTCATACAAGCGCAGAATATTGATGTGATAAATAAATTCGATTGTAATCCTATATGTTTTGTAACTACAAATACATATTATCATAATAAGacaaataaattgaaaaattctaatACAAAGTGGAaccaaatattgaaattgaaattgcCAAAAAATCCTAAATCTGAATGGTTACGAGTTGTAATATATGATGCATTGCCTACAATGGCTCCCTATTCGCATAGTACTTCAGCAACTGCTACATCGATGGCTTTAAACTCGCCGTCAATTAGTGCTGCTTCGCTAAACACAATGACATCACCGTCAGGAAGTGGACGtgtgaaaaatatttacaattCTAGTAATGGCTCACCTTCACCTAGTGGTTGGGATTCTCCAAGCTTTAGAAATCGatataattttgatgatcaggaagaattaaattcatcGAAGACTAATAACTATTTATACCTTGGAGAAGTCCGATTGtcattttttgatattttcaagaagaaagataCAACTACAAGCTATAATTTTGATGTCCATCCAGCATGGTATCCTGTCTATGatagaaaaagaaaaacgGCAATGGCTAATGATAGGATTGGAGAAATACAGTTGGGTTTCAAATTGGAGtccaattccaaaaaaataCCCGtatttcaatcttttaacgaatggaaaaatcaattagagaataatcttgaaaataaaaagtatATGCATGATGTAACATCGTCGCAAACCTCCTTGGTGAATCCCAAACTTTCTGAACTTGTAAATAATGATGCGAGAAAAGTGGTTTCTGAAAGCGACCTCGCTGGTTCTAGAACTGactcatcttcttcttcagatgTTGTTAGCATTACTTCTCATCCAGACTTAATtgtagatgaagaagatttggaTGTCGAATATGACATCTTATCTGTGGTAAGCTCTAACAATGAtcttaaaaatattgatgatggtgaagaTGCCATCGACCTTAATTTAGAGGAAAATGAcgaaattacaaaagatGATCTATTCGATATTAAAGAGAAAGGTTTTGATTTACAATCGATGGTCACAGTGTTAGACGAGTATGATGTCGTGACtccaaattcttccaattcgGCGACGGAGGGTGTCGGTAACATATATGAATCGTTTAACAATTTTTCTGAAGGaacagatgatgaagagatGGAAGATACTACAGATATTAGTTTTGATTCTATTGGAAACACCTTACTGCatttaaaaaaaagaacCAGAATGAAAAAAGCTAAAAGGTCCATGTCAATCTCGAGTCATCATCCAAGTATGaattttcatatttcaaaaagaaTACATGCATCTGGTGTATTGTACATTAAATTcgataatattgaaaaccTGCCGCCTATGAAAAATAAGATATCAAGAACCACGTATATAATGGATCCATTTCTGATAACAACATTTGGCAGAAGAGTGTTCAAAACATCGTGTAAGAAGCATGTTTTGAATCCTACATTTAACGAGTATGCTGCATTTGAAGTATATCCCACAGAGACAAATCATGGgttttatttcaaagtaATGGATAAAGATTCGTTTTCTTATAACGATGAAGTAGCAGAGTGTACTTTGTCATGGATAGATATGATGAAAGAACAAGGCGATGCATGTACTTGGAAAACGTATAAGTTACCCCTGAAAATTACAAGTGATTCTGCACCTAAAGATAGGAAGGAAGCGGTGCTCACTATAGAAATGCAGTTTGTACCCTATAATCAACTAAAAGAGAACTTTTGGCAGAAGTCGGTTCCAAATGGTgcaaagaaagaaacatttgatattattgagttaattttgtttttcgAAAGACTAGGCTCATTTACAGATCAAGATGCCGTAGATTTCTTTAAACATTTTGGAAAGGTGGCATGGACTGGTGATACTATAACAAGGCAACAGTTGATTGAGGGTCTCCAGAGTTGGAACAAATCAATCGACTTTAGAAACGTCTGGCGATGTCCAAGATGTTTGAAGTCTTGTAAGGCAACGAGACCTTCTCGAAACTCCAAATTGGTATTAGAAAATGATCTTATAACACATTTTGCCATATGTACATTCTCAGGTAATCATAAACTTAGAAAAGTATCGTACGTGTCTACTGCATTTGCCTCAAAACGATGGTTCTCAAAGATGTTGATAAAGTTAACCTATGGTAATTATGTGTTGGGCTCTAATAATGCTAATATATTGGTGGAAGATAGAGACACAGGTGtaattattgatgaaaagattaGTGCTCATGTTAAATTGGGTATGCGTGTAATCTACAACGGTAAGGGTACTGAATCCAAGAAGTTCAAGAACCTTTTGAAGACAATGTCTGTGCGTCAGGGAAAGAAATTCGATAGTCCATCTTCAATCAAAAATATAGAGCCGTTCATTAAGTTTCATTCGTTGGATCTCTCACAATgtgaagaagttgaattCAAGacattcaatgaatttttttatcGAAAACTGAAAGCTGGAAGTAGAACACCTGAAGGTGACAATGATACCGTACTAGTATCGCCAGCAGATTCAAGATGTGCGATGTTTTCAAGTGTTCATAAATCCAAAGAGATCTGGGTTAAAGGGGATAAGTTTTCTATATCTCGATTGACAAGGGGCTTCCATTCAGAAGTATTCAATGATAAGTCTTGTAGCTTAGGGATATTTAGATTGGCACCACAGGATTATCACAGGTTTCATTCTCCATGCaatggaaaaattggaaaaccTATTTATATTGAAGGTGAATACTATACAGTTAACCCAATGGCTGTTCGGAGTAGTCTGGATGTTTTTGGAGAAAACGTACGAGTTATTATTCCTATTAAAACGCCCCAATTTGGAACCTTGCTTTTGATTGCAGTTGGTGCAATGATGGTCGGGTCAATTGTCCTGACCCTTAACGAAGGGGACGTGGTTAAACGTGGTCAAGAGGTCGGTTACTTTAAATTTGGTGGTTCTACCAttattcttgttgttcCCTCGAAAAGTGTTATATTTGATTCAGActtgttgaagaattctCTCGAAGGAATTGAAACTCTTGTAAAGGTTGGAATGAGTATCGGACATTCGCCAGAAAGTTTAGAATATCGACGTCAACGTGTCAAGATTAAGAACTCTAAACAACTGGAACAAATTAAGCGTAGTATCACTGTAACTGAGGAGAATGCTGAAGATATTGGCAATGTTCCATGGCAATATAGAGCTTTAGAGAAATTCATCGAGCATGATCCTTTAGATTCATTGGGAACCTCAGACTACGATGACGACGAAAAGAGTGCTAGTGTGCCATAA
- the PUS6 gene encoding pseudouridine synthase PUS6 (ancestral locus Anc_5.171) yields MVGEVYISNGLRKIRPYYSTRSSYAKGRWLGKPLLEILANEFRAHSKEYYLNQINLGHYRLLRDGCTLEPCQVLNTLIENKDIMVSMSHKHEAPVKQWCELEMENQDLPNRVAGFEIIYEDQDILVINKPAGIPVHPTGQFYQNTITEILKLHGKIALPCYRLDKITSGLLIMAKNAQTAGKIQERIRSRDMTKLYLARIQGKFPKLVDNPLEPIVPFTDPSLVTEVESDIYTIEPKKKFPTGLSPSRTAKTLFYPISYFPMDNSSLVACRPLTGRTHQIRIHLARLGYPIVNDTLYNKTKVKYPKRLEFMIQHQNWENSGLTENKLAEEFLNLIAESNEVFANKKRQTVHYKKCEECGSLEMDDPLTEELELWLHSWKYHDHQNTFSYETDFPSWARST; encoded by the coding sequence ATGGTCGGTGAAGTTTACATCTCAAATGGATTAAGGAAGATACGGCCATATTATAGTACGAGATCATCATATGCGAAGGGACGTTGGTTAGGAAAACCCTTATTAGAAATTCTTGCAAACGAGTTTAGAGCACATTCAAAAGAGTATTACTTAAATCAGATAAACTTGGGCCATTATAGACTTCTCAGGGATGGATGTACTTTAGAACCTTGCCAAGTATTGAATACTCTTATcgaaaataaagatataATGGTATCAATGTCTCATAAACATGAAGCACCTGTGAAGCAATGGTGTGAGTTGGAAATGGAAAATCAGGACCTACCCAATAGAGTTGCAGGGTTTGAGATTATCTATGAAGATCAAGATATATTAGTTATTAATAAACCAGCGGGAATTCCCGTCCATCCGACAGGTCAATTCTATCAGAATACGATAActgaaatattaaaacTCCATGGGAAGATTGCCCTACCTTGTTATAGACTAGATAAAATAACTTCTGGTCTCTTAATTATGGCTAAGAATGCTCAAACTGCTGGTAAAATACAAGAGAGAATACGATCAAGAGATATGACGAAATTGTATTTAGCGAGAATCCAAGGCAAGTTTCCCAAGCTAGTCGATAATCCTCTTGAACCAATCGTTCCTTTCACTGATCCATCTTTGGTTACCGAAGTAGAATCTGACATCTATACAATTGAAcctaaaaaaaaatttcctACAGGTTTATCGCCGTCGAGAACTGCAAAGACCTTGTTTTATCCTATATCCTACTTTCCAATGGATAATTCCAGTTTAGTTGCATGTCGGCCATTGACCGGTCGAACACATCAAATCAGAATACATTTGGCAAGATTAGGGTACCCGATCGTAAATGACACATTATACAATAAGACAAAAGTGAAGTATCCGAAGAGATTGGAATTTATGATACAACATCAGAATTGGGAAAATTCTGGTTTGACGGAGAATAAGTTGGCGGAAGAATTTTTAAACTTGATAGCAGAATCCAATGAGGTTTTCGCCAATAAGAAACGACAGACTGTGCATTACAAAAAATGTGAAGAATGTGGAAGTTTAGAAATGGATGACCCGTTaactgaagaattggaGTTGTGGCTGCATTCGTGGAAATACCATGATCATCAGAATACATTCTCATATGAAACAGACTTTCCATCATGGGCACGATCAACGTAG
- the VMA9 gene encoding H(+)-transporting V0 sector ATPase subunit e (ancestral locus Anc_1.413), with the protein MSFYTVVAVFIVVAALSAGFWVVAPKKDQTVWRSTVILSLAMMFLMWAITYLCQLHPLVVPRRSDLRPEFAE; encoded by the exons ATGAGTTT TTATACTGTTGTCGCTGTCTTTATTGTGGTTGCAGCATTATCCGCAGGTTTCTGGGTCGTAGCACCTAAGAAGGACCAAAC TGTCTGGAGAAGTACTGTCATCTTATCCCTTGCCATGATGTTTTTAATGTGGGCTATAACGTATCTGTGTCAGCTACATCCATTAGTGGTACCTCGTCGCTCTGACCTAAGACCAGAGTTTGCCGAATAG
- the PEX35 gene encoding Pex35p (ancestral locus Anc_5.169), whose amino-acid sequence MHLICLRAPLHLSFLLTPLIKVVAIKESVKSRLYMAFYQQSNGPSLLESKGLQRILRRVRFIIENVFLRTSAITTASLKKLELLYGIPLLLLLKEWQQRINTEEWLRQLHSIRNTLRIKSLVQIYTKHGKSIIQTIISLCGKIPTWAITYIGIESICRHILPRLEGFSKLLGEHHPNRIMQLLLCLTLVLLYRKQKYVPIFIRRMFFGKRRLLTDFLMIYSIKNLLCLPNTLKKIFKVGSTDNESPSTSMNRQSLFYYKLNEIERPSNLTTTIQPHVDKLNEIYELRSQNYRSSSHILDVLLNSHVIRNIVPSMKWALWRRLLVYVVNLNSQPLYCAKKPTNNYRQYNKLMESSALMLGFFFLDRDNSMVIKPEFLKKLFQLAMNAYLDVSILDIFPAIQIS is encoded by the coding sequence atgCACCTAATTTGTTTAAGAGCGCCGCTGCACCTTTCGTTTCTGCTAACTCCTCTAATAAAGGTAGTTGCAATCAAAGAAAGTGTTAAGAGTCGCTTATATATGGCATTTTACCAACAATCGAATGGACCTTCCTTACTAGAGTCTAAGGGATTACAACGGATCCTTCGAAGGGTCCGATTTATTATTGAGAACGTGTTTCTTCGGACAAGTGCAATCACAACAGCATCACTGAAGAAACTTGAATTACTCTATGGAATACCATTGCTTTTGCTATTGAAAGAATGGCAACAGAGAATTAACACCGAAGAATGGCTTCGACAATTGCACTCCATCAGAAATACGCTTAGAATAAAGTCACTAGTCCAAATATACACTAAACACGGAAAATCTATAATTCAAACAATCATCTCATTATGTGGTAAGATTCCGACCTGGGCAATCACTtatattggaattgaatCCATCTGTCGACATATCCTCCCAAGATTAGAAGGTTTCTCTAAGCTTCTGGGTGAGCATCATCCAAACCGTATCATGCAATTACTCCTATGTCTTACATTAGTGCTACTTTACAGAAAACAGAAATATGTCCCCATTTTTATAAGAAGAATGTTTTTTGGGAAAAGGAGACTACTTACAGATTTCTTAATGATTTACTCAATAAAGAATCTACTCTGCTTGCCAAAtacattgaagaagatcttTAAAGTTGGTAGCACTGATAATGAGTCCCCATCTACTTCTATGAACCGTCaatctttattttattataaacTGAATGAAATCGAAAGACCATCCAATTTAACGACAACAATTCAACCACAtgttgataaattgaatgagATTTATGAACTGAGGTCACAAAACTATCGATCATCATCACATATACTTGACGTGCTATTAAACTCCCACGTGATACGCAACATCGTACCCTCAATGAAATGGGCCCTTTGGAGAAGGCTTTTAGTATATGTCGTTAATCTTAATAGTCAACCGTTGTATTGTGCGAAAAAACCGACCAACAATTATAGACAATACAATAAACTAATGGAATCAAGCGCATTGATGCTAGGGTTCTTTTTTTTAGATAGAGATAATTCAATGGTAATAAAACCTGAATTTCTAAAAAAACTATTTCAATTAGCTATGAATGCCTATCTCGatgtttcaattcttgATATATTTCCAGCCATCCAGATCAGTTAA
- the CLC1 gene encoding clathrin light chain CLC1 (ancestral locus Anc_5.168) has product MSEKFPPLENEKEDDSLNVDVEQEGTDFLQREAAALGNEFATEQDAELFDEPVEAKEEIKQFENQYPDIHDVQSNGVPEHNDEFYEMQSNAQESANAAPSEAVTEWRERRVEEIKKLDEANEKAKGELQDEAVKHIDNFYEDYNRKKEQQIEVTQKEAEEFLKERDQFFQQDNTTWDRVLQLINTEDADSVAGRDRSKFKEILQRLKGKTDAPGA; this is encoded by the coding sequence ATGTCTGAGAAATTTCCACCActagaaaatgaaaaggagGACGATTCCCTAAACGTGGACGTGGAACAAGAGGGAACTGATTTCTTGCAAAGAGAAGCTGCTGCTCTAGGTAATGAATTTGCCACTGAACAGGATGCTGAACTATTCGATGAGCCTGTCGAGGCTAAAGAAGAGattaaacaatttgaaaaccaATATCCTGATATTCATGATGTACAAAGTAATGGTGTTCCTGAACATAACGACGAGTTTTACGAAATGCAAAGCAATGCTCAAGAATCAGCAAATGCTGCCCCATCAGAAGCTGTCACTGAATGGAGAGAACGTCgtgttgaagaaatcaagaAGCTAGATGAAGCCAATGAAAAGGCCAAGGGAGAATTGCAAGATGAAGCTGTGAAACATATTGATAACTTCTATGAAGACTATAATAGGAAGAAAGAGCAACAAATCGAAGTAACCCAAAAGGAAGCTGAAGAATTCTTGAAAGAAAGagatcaattttttcaacaGGACAACACAACGTGGGATCGTGTCTtacaattaattaatacGGAAGATGCTGATTCTGTTGCCGGTAGAGACAGGTCGAagtttaaagaaatattacaaAGATTGAAGGGTAAGACGGATGCACCAGGAGCATAG
- the TRS65 gene encoding Trs65p (ancestral locus Anc_5.167), translated as MELYLPINSKVSPTDLASLKKSHSERDFVIFDEKLKLVLRTGSNEYITGLTVWINDARVLQSTEMDTLFNKLTTDNDVTVWEMKSNVSSDFMFRSSVVMNNGFNNYIRFIVRYSASAKDNGETYKEDSPIQYLADEDDILSSFEPIYSWPITTPSSRTNKTAQEPKPKPQESSDNVKSTIQEQEDLTKELEYPIFSLLNMRLRNTSIKSQNCILSSLDFQTSKMSTQLHEKYFSSQKSSMNLFFKDVIYELIDNKSHIRVDPLCPLKLPFASYLHDSFNICFKLPIISPLNPPHRVRISLIYELRFPKDTNQPIIPVITRWETEVTLKKQVPTLPSSTSPVTNNSNAASTSFLSIPKFYGLSSSRFSVQSSTSTTSLVNNQLNNVKFKFLNNNLKVTKGEKFTLRLQIINSSSSSLDLVVYYNNKTPTNASLSLEKQFQLRKKFSKITEGIILLSNDYKIPIVGPNESYFVDLRFIGIMSGYYSTLAGLKVLDLKSNELIEVGLGASILIQ; from the coding sequence ATGGAGCTGTATTTGCCGATCAATAGCAAGGTATCCCCTACAGACTTGGCATCTCTCAAGAAATCACATTCAGAAAGAGATTTTGTCATTTtcgatgaaaaattgaaattagtGCTGCGAACTGGAAGTAATGAATATATCACTGGTTTAACAGTTTGGATAAATGATGCTCGAGTGCTTCAATCCACTGAAATGGACACattgtttaataaattgACCACGGATAATGATGTAACTGTTTGGGAAATGAAATCGAATGTGTCGTCTGATTTCATGTTCCGATCTAGTGTCGTTATGAATAATGGATTTAATAATTATATCAGATTTATCGTTAGATATTCTGCCAGTGCCAAAGATAATGGTGAAACATATAAGGAGGATAGTCCGATACAATATTTAGcagatgaagatgacaTATTATCGAGCTTTGAACCCATATACTCTTGGCCTATAACCACACCGTCATCACGAACAAACAAAACTGCACAGGAACCTAAACCCAAACCTCAGGAATCATCTGATAATGTCAAGTCCACGATTCAGGAACAGGAGGACCTAACGAAAGAATTAGAATATCCAATATTTTCGCTGTTAAATATGAGATTAAGAAATACTTCTATAAAATCTCAAAATTGCATTTTATCATCACTTGATTTCCAAACTTCAAAGATGTCCACACAACTGCatgagaaatattttagtTCTCAAAAGAGTTCAATGAActtattcttcaaagatgttatttatgaattaattgataacAAATCTCACATTAGGGTAGATCCATTATGTCCCTTGAAACTCCCCTTTGCATCCTATTTACATGATAGCTTTAACATATGTTTTAAATTACCGATAATATCACCTCTCAATCCGCCTCATCGAGTCAGAATATCCTTGATCTACGAACTTCGATTTCCAAAGGATACAAATCAACCTATCATCCCAGTAATAACACGATGGGAAACGGAAGtgacattgaagaaacagGTCCCAACACTACCATCGTCCACCTCGCCAGTAACTAATAATAGCAATGCCGCTTCGACGTCCTTCTTGTCGATCCCAAAATTCTATGgtttatcatcatccaGATTCAGTGTTCAAAGTTCAACATCTACAACATCATTAGTGAACAACCAATTGAACAATGTGAagtttaaatttttaaataacaATTTAAAAGTGACGAAGGGTGAGAAATTTACATTGAGACTTCAAATTATAAAttcctcctcttcatcactAGATCTAGTGGTATATTACAATAACAAGACGCCCACTAACGCATCCTTATCCCTTGAGAAGCAATTTCAATTGCGTAAGAAGTTTAGCAAGATTACAGAGGGAATCATTCTACTATCGAATGATTACAAGATTCCTATTGTTGGACCGAATGAATCATATTTTGTCGATTTGAGATTCATTGGGATAATGTCGGGGTATTATTCCACTTTAGCCGGATTAAAAGTCCTCGATTTGAAATCTAATGAGCTAATTGAAGTAGGGCTGGGGGCATCCATCCTTATACAATAA